A section of the Methanococcoides sp. LMO-2 genome encodes:
- the purH gene encoding bifunctional phosphoribosylaminoimidazolecarboxamide formyltransferase/IMP cyclohydrolase encodes MVKRALLSVSDKTGIVEFARGLEQLNIEIISTGGTARMLREAGIETIDVSEVTGFPEMMGGRVKTLHPRIHGGLLCLREDASHMGEAEKESIELIDMVAVNLYPFEITVSKDGVNLEEAIENIDIGGPTLLRSAAKNYAAVTVVCDPEDYGHILKELRSTGVVSDQTKEKLAVKAFRHTANYDSTIDTYLSKTLLGEDVLRMNFTDGVKLRYGENWHQEATYYKEKGIEGPSLSNAKQLHGKELSYNNYVDADNALQTIKEVGNQNPAVAIVKHNNPCGLATGSTLCEALQHAWDGDPISAFGSIICTNTVFDMESAQYLKGKFVEIILAPGFEHDALEYLKEKSANLRLLELPQFNESFDTEYTYKYVVGGMLKQQRNVGLYEKWECVTDAPYPEEKRGLSEFCIAACKSTKSNSVTLAYEYKDGCYVMLSMGAGQPNRVDSIRKLATTKARENLELIYEREKPDMSFDEYWESVLSECVMASDAFFPFDDSIVHADESNIKYIISPGGSIRDEEVIATANRLDISMVFTGMRHFLH; translated from the coding sequence TTGGTAAAAAGAGCACTGCTGAGCGTCTCTGACAAAACTGGGATCGTAGAGTTTGCAAGAGGACTCGAGCAACTGAACATAGAGATCATATCTACCGGCGGAACTGCCAGAATGCTTCGCGAAGCAGGCATCGAGACCATCGATGTCTCAGAAGTGACCGGTTTTCCTGAAATGATGGGAGGTCGTGTGAAGACCTTGCATCCAAGAATACACGGCGGGCTTTTGTGCCTGAGAGAAGATGCTTCACACATGGGAGAAGCGGAAAAAGAATCCATCGAACTTATCGACATGGTAGCGGTCAACCTCTACCCATTCGAGATCACGGTCTCGAAAGATGGAGTGAACCTCGAAGAAGCTATCGAGAACATCGACATTGGCGGACCTACTTTACTGAGATCTGCAGCAAAGAACTATGCTGCTGTCACAGTAGTATGTGACCCTGAAGATTACGGACACATCCTCAAGGAACTAAGGTCAACAGGCGTTGTTTCTGACCAGACAAAGGAAAAGCTTGCAGTCAAGGCATTCCGCCACACTGCAAACTACGACAGCACCATTGACACATACCTTAGCAAAACACTTCTTGGAGAAGATGTCCTTCGCATGAACTTCACCGATGGCGTCAAGCTCCGCTATGGTGAGAACTGGCATCAGGAAGCAACATACTATAAAGAGAAAGGAATAGAAGGACCTTCACTCTCAAATGCAAAGCAGCTTCATGGAAAGGAGCTCTCATACAACAACTATGTTGATGCCGATAATGCACTCCAGACCATCAAAGAGGTAGGAAATCAGAACCCTGCCGTAGCTATTGTCAAGCACAACAACCCCTGCGGACTTGCAACAGGCAGCACACTTTGTGAGGCATTGCAGCACGCATGGGACGGTGACCCCATCTCTGCCTTTGGCAGCATAATCTGTACAAACACTGTGTTCGACATGGAATCCGCACAGTACCTCAAAGGCAAATTTGTTGAGATCATACTTGCGCCGGGATTCGAGCACGATGCTCTTGAATACCTGAAAGAGAAGAGCGCAAACCTTCGTCTGCTTGAGCTTCCACAATTCAATGAGAGCTTTGACACGGAATACACCTACAAGTATGTTGTCGGTGGAATGCTGAAACAGCAGAGAAATGTTGGCCTCTATGAGAAATGGGAATGTGTCACAGATGCACCATACCCTGAAGAGAAGCGCGGACTATCCGAGTTCTGTATCGCAGCATGTAAGAGCACGAAGTCAAACTCCGTGACCCTTGCATATGAGTACAAGGACGGATGCTACGTGATGCTTTCAATGGGTGCAGGACAGCCAAACCGCGTTGATTCCATCCGCAAGCTTGCAACCACTAAAGCAAGAGAGAACCTTGAACTGATCTACGAGAGGGAAAAACCTGACATGTCCTTTGATGAGTACTGGGAATCAGTGCTTTCCGAATGTGTTATGGCATCAGATGCTTTCTTCCCATTCGACGACAGCATTGTTCATGCAGATGAAAGCAACATCAAGTACATCATATCACCAGGCGGATCTATCAGGGATGAAGAAGTCATAGCAACCGCAAATCGCCTGGACATTTCCATGGTCTTCACAGGAATGAGACACTTCCTGCATTAA
- a CDS encoding right-handed parallel beta-helix repeat-containing protein, whose translation MQVKSHHIFYIVMAIGFLTMVSGSAAADTINVDDSGSANYTTIQAAIDAANNGDTVLVYPGIYIENVDVNKELTITSLSGNPNDTVVQAADQTKHVFNVTSNNVTIEGFEITGELWKQGIHRLGICLCGVEWCNINNNSLSGNRRGILLTTSSSNNIVFNNSILFSDSGILCGGNNNIIKNNLALENGVGINVRGSHNNITSNVASNNFIGVMVIDCNNNTISSNVVERNNGRHGIEISFATNILLYNNSLKSNKNEGICLDFSDNNTIEKNNISFSGTDGVFLLISNYNVLNNNTIMNNSNHGIALKDCDNTILSNNNVNSNNGDGIHIWEKGSEIDYDAIFAWGGSIGNILIDNIVSKNAGYGIYIGNFSVNNTLDNNTVDSNGKDDIHITDLENNIIDTPSQKVPYPGLILIIVVFLVAYLCRRNSSK comes from the coding sequence ATGCAAGTGAAATCACATCACATTTTTTACATTGTAATGGCAATTGGTTTTTTAACTATGGTCTCAGGTAGTGCTGCGGCAGATACGATTAATGTTGACGATAGTGGGAGTGCAAATTATACTACCATACAGGCAGCAATTGACGCTGCAAACAATGGTGATACAGTTCTTGTTTATCCTGGAATCTATATTGAAAATGTAGATGTGAATAAAGAACTAACAATAACATCTCTGTCTGGAAATCCAAATGATACCGTTGTTCAGGCTGCGGATCAAACCAAGCACGTGTTCAATGTTACTTCAAACAATGTAACTATCGAGGGATTCGAAATTACGGGGGAATTATGGAAACAAGGCATCCATCGATTAGGGATTTGTCTATGTGGGGTTGAATGGTGCAACATTAACAATAATTCGCTATCAGGAAACAGAAGAGGTATCCTATTAACAACATCTAGCAGCAACAATATTGTTTTTAATAACAGTATTTTGTTCAGCGATAGTGGAATTTTATGTGGGGGTAATAACAACATAATAAAAAACAACCTTGCATTAGAAAATGGAGTCGGTATCAATGTACGTGGAAGTCACAACAACATAACAAGTAATGTTGCATCGAACAATTTTATAGGCGTTATGGTAATTGATTGTAATAATAACACCATTAGCAGCAATGTCGTTGAGAGAAACAATGGCAGACACGGAATAGAAATCTCATTTGCTACTAACATTTTATTGTATAACAATAGCTTGAAGTCAAACAAAAATGAGGGGATATGTCTTGATTTTTCAGATAATAATACCATAGAAAAGAATAATATCTCCTTTAGTGGAACAGACGGTGTCTTTTTGTTGATTTCAAACTACAATGTTTTGAATAATAATACCATCATGAATAATTCAAATCATGGAATAGCTTTGAAAGATTGTGACAACACAATTCTTTCTAATAATAATGTAAATTCAAACAATGGAGATGGGATCCATATATGGGAAAAAGGATCCGAGATTGATTATGACGCTATTTTTGCATGGGGAGGTTCAATTGGTAACATTTTGATTGATAACATTGTTTCAAAAAATGCAGGTTATGGGATATACATTGGAAATTTCAGTGTAAACAATACCTTAGACAATAATACTGTGGATTCTAATGGTAAAGATGACATTCATATCACTGATTTAGAAAATAATATAATTGATACCCCCTCTCAGAAAGTTCCATATCCTGGTTTAATATTAATAATCGTGGTGTTTTTAGTTGCGTATTTGTGTAGGAGAAACAGTTCAAAATAA
- a CDS encoding UbiA family prenyltransferase, producing MAEKTVISTNQLSYPKNNNKSSFLELPDISGLWPTLHLLNSSTLVSVSGALRIYLAFLLLQMQFNILSCIAGGLVVYAVYTLDRALDSEEDAVNRSELKGARTKIVLFVCLLAFLAGAYLLFLDGLLFLAFLPLVTGYLYSKGLKVGKFHLKLKGGLGVKNLVVGITWGAFIAGIAGWYAESILPVIVVFLFFGIKLFVNSSVYDFKDIKGDALAGIKTLPVSLGPQRTRDLLLGMHLFSHSLLGLLILSGTIAHEPMILVYSFIAGMVCIYRFTVPTENESKSRMHKRLFVVDGESGMIVGLRAFTGM from the coding sequence ATGGCTGAAAAAACAGTTATTTCCACAAATCAGTTGAGCTATCCGAAAAACAACAACAAGAGCAGCTTCCTGGAACTGCCTGATATTTCAGGGCTGTGGCCGACACTGCATCTTTTGAATAGTTCCACTCTGGTCTCAGTATCCGGAGCTTTAAGGATCTATCTTGCTTTCCTTCTGCTTCAGATGCAATTCAATATTCTCTCCTGCATAGCAGGTGGTCTTGTTGTGTATGCTGTGTACACCCTGGACCGTGCGCTTGATTCTGAGGAAGATGCTGTTAACAGGTCCGAGCTTAAAGGTGCAAGAACTAAAATAGTACTCTTTGTTTGCTTACTTGCATTTCTGGCAGGTGCATATCTTCTATTCCTTGACGGACTTCTTTTCCTGGCATTTCTTCCTCTTGTTACCGGTTATCTCTACAGTAAAGGGCTTAAGGTCGGTAAATTCCATTTGAAACTTAAAGGTGGCCTTGGTGTCAAGAATCTTGTTGTTGGCATAACATGGGGTGCATTCATTGCCGGTATTGCAGGCTGGTATGCGGAGAGCATCCTGCCGGTGATAGTAGTTTTCCTTTTCTTTGGCATCAAACTTTTCGTAAACTCTTCAGTCTATGATTTCAAAGATATCAAAGGCGATGCTCTTGCAGGTATCAAGACCCTTCCTGTAAGCCTTGGTCCGCAGAGAACTCGCGACCTGCTTTTGGGTATGCATCTTTTCTCTCATTCCCTTCTGGGACTTCTGATACTTTCCGGGACAATCGCTCATGAGCCTATGATTTTGGTCTACAGTTTCATTGCAGGGATGGTATGCATCTACAGGTTCACGGTTCCTACGGAAAATGAGTCGAAGAGCAGGATGCACAAACGCCTCTTTGTTGTGGATGGGGAATCCGGTATGATTGTAGGTCTGAGAGCATTTACAGGGATGTGA
- a CDS encoding winged helix-turn-helix domain-containing protein yields the protein MQLKSTGLLSVLTFSEKRKDLLFLLEEGPRSLSQIREHFDVSSPEISPRLKEMEAANLICKDEKEYHITPIGKVAAKYLKPLVNTLESIEKNEDFWKDHILEGIPQHLLERISELGECIVHEEGLENIYDSHKKFLDNIARSEEVCGVSSIFIPIYPEFFANLAKNNVPTSLILTRNVFEKVKNEYTETMQAYLDSDNTRLYLIESAKVAFVTTDDFFSLSLFFKNGTYDPQRDLMGTGNTISSWGKDLFEHYKKEAREITSL from the coding sequence ATGCAACTGAAATCAACAGGACTATTGAGTGTTCTAACATTTTCCGAAAAACGAAAGGACCTATTGTTCCTTTTAGAGGAAGGACCCCGGTCATTATCCCAGATAAGGGAACATTTCGACGTAAGCTCCCCGGAGATTTCACCCCGATTGAAAGAAATGGAAGCTGCAAACCTTATCTGTAAGGATGAAAAAGAGTATCATATAACACCCATTGGAAAAGTTGCAGCAAAATACCTGAAACCACTGGTCAATACACTTGAATCAATAGAGAAGAACGAGGATTTCTGGAAAGATCATATCCTTGAAGGCATTCCACAGCATCTCCTGGAAAGGATAAGTGAACTTGGCGAATGTATCGTACACGAGGAAGGCCTTGAGAACATATACGACTCACACAAGAAATTTCTTGACAACATAGCCAGATCAGAGGAAGTCTGTGGCGTATCCTCAATTTTCATACCAATATACCCTGAGTTCTTTGCAAACCTGGCAAAGAACAATGTACCTACGTCCTTAATACTAACCAGGAATGTATTTGAAAAAGTAAAGAATGAATATACCGAAACGATGCAGGCATATCTGGATTCGGACAATACAAGACTATATCTTATCGAATCCGCAAAGGTTGCATTCGTCACAACTGACGACTTCTTTTCCCTTTCACTCTTTTTCAAGAACGGTACATACGACCCACAGAGAGATCTCATGGGAACCGGAAATACAATTTCAAGCTGGGGAAAAGACCTCTTTGAACATTATAAGAAAGAGGCCAGGGAGATCACATCCCTGTAA
- a CDS encoding class I SAM-dependent methyltransferase: protein MNIRDIDWNEVWKEQMRLYNEIDGSSEKVDIWGTKESARRYWEMSRNKGAARVEQTLKEIELTPDSRVLDIGAGPGALAIPISERVREVVAVEPSEGMFSVLEENIDSMNIDNIRCIHKGWEEIDLEEVGDDFDVVIASYSLSVPDIRQAFEKIQAVSSGHVYVYWFAGETSWDDQYSAIWPALHNQEYHSSPKCNIMYNVLYDMGIYPNMNVFPLERSMTFSSLEDAVKHYIPHYRAYTPEKLQILREYLETILPQNEDGSILHLGETTRVRMWWDNSKK, encoded by the coding sequence ATGAATATCAGGGACATCGACTGGAACGAGGTTTGGAAAGAGCAGATGAGGCTCTACAACGAAATTGACGGATCTTCAGAAAAGGTGGATATCTGGGGTACAAAGGAAAGTGCCCGAAGGTATTGGGAGATGTCCCGCAACAAAGGTGCTGCACGGGTGGAGCAGACTCTGAAGGAGATCGAGCTCACGCCGGATTCGCGGGTTCTTGATATTGGTGCAGGTCCCGGGGCACTTGCGATCCCGATATCCGAGCGTGTCAGAGAAGTAGTTGCAGTAGAGCCTTCTGAAGGAATGTTCTCTGTTCTGGAGGAGAACATCGATTCGATGAACATCGACAACATAAGGTGCATACACAAGGGATGGGAAGAGATCGATCTTGAAGAGGTCGGCGACGACTTCGATGTTGTAATTGCTTCCTATTCGCTGAGTGTTCCTGATATCAGGCAGGCATTTGAGAAGATCCAGGCAGTTTCCAGCGGTCATGTCTATGTTTACTGGTTCGCAGGAGAGACTTCCTGGGATGATCAGTACAGTGCAATATGGCCTGCTCTTCACAACCAGGAATATCACAGCTCTCCCAAGTGCAACATCATGTACAATGTTCTCTACGATATGGGCATCTATCCCAACATGAACGTGTTTCCTTTAGAGCGAAGTATGACCTTTTCTTCACTTGAGGATGCTGTGAAACACTACATTCCTCATTACAGGGCATACACTCCTGAAAAACTGCAGATACTGAGGGAATATCTGGAAACGATCCTGCCTCAGAACGAGGATGGTTCTATCCTGCACCTGGGCGAGACCACGCGTGTCAGGATGTGGTGGGACAACAGCAAGAAATGA
- a CDS encoding ammonium transporter translates to MNRACWILLALFVIFTATTLTASAATVDENTQAIADLEAALTFVWLLVAGAIVFLMHAGFSLVEVGLTRSKNTANILMKNFMTICLGILVYWAVGWGIMYGADAAGLIGIDQFFLKGADNALWNSWWFQMVFAATGATIVSGAMAERTDLKAYLLYTIVLVAFIYPVYGHWVWSGADKALLSGAESPIVKIVGVGFHDFAGSGVVHSIGGYAALAGVMLVGARIGKFRNGKPVAIPGHNLTFAFLGTLILAVGWIGFNGGSTLDGNDAYMNLVIANTFISAAAGAVTVMMITWIKNGKPDPSLTANGLLAGLVAITAPCGSVSNWAALVIGLVGGIVVYKGVMFNENILKLDDPVGAIAVHGYAGSWGLLAVGIFSIGMGNGILSDAAYAAEGVGLIYGGYGQFVIQFVGMVLSIIWGFGISYIVFKMIDLIVRIRVPAGDEIAGLDQVEHGIRAYPEYVLNREEA, encoded by the coding sequence ATGAACCGTGCCTGCTGGATATTGCTGGCACTTTTCGTCATATTTACAGCAACTACATTAACTGCATCCGCTGCAACCGTGGATGAAAACACGCAGGCAATTGCTGATCTGGAAGCAGCACTTACATTTGTCTGGCTGCTGGTTGCAGGAGCAATAGTGTTCCTGATGCATGCAGGATTCTCATTGGTAGAGGTCGGGCTTACACGGTCCAAGAACACTGCCAATATCCTAATGAAGAATTTCATGACCATCTGTCTTGGCATTCTGGTATACTGGGCAGTGGGATGGGGTATCATGTATGGCGCCGATGCAGCAGGTCTGATAGGCATCGACCAGTTCTTCCTCAAAGGAGCTGACAACGCACTCTGGAACAGCTGGTGGTTCCAGATGGTCTTCGCAGCAACCGGAGCAACCATTGTATCAGGAGCAATGGCAGAGAGAACTGACCTGAAAGCTTACCTGCTATACACCATCGTACTTGTAGCATTTATTTACCCCGTATACGGACACTGGGTCTGGAGCGGTGCTGACAAAGCCCTTCTCTCAGGTGCTGAAAGCCCGATCGTAAAGATCGTCGGAGTGGGATTCCACGACTTTGCAGGATCAGGAGTTGTACACTCAATTGGAGGATATGCAGCTCTTGCGGGAGTTATGCTTGTAGGTGCCAGGATCGGTAAGTTCAGGAATGGAAAACCGGTAGCTATTCCGGGCCACAACCTTACATTCGCATTCCTCGGCACCCTTATCCTGGCAGTCGGATGGATAGGTTTCAACGGAGGAAGTACACTTGACGGTAATGATGCATACATGAACCTCGTGATCGCAAACACATTCATATCAGCAGCTGCCGGTGCAGTGACCGTGATGATGATCACATGGATCAAGAACGGCAAACCGGACCCCTCACTTACTGCGAACGGCCTTCTTGCAGGTCTTGTGGCCATCACAGCACCATGCGGCTCGGTCAGCAACTGGGCAGCACTGGTAATAGGACTTGTAGGAGGTATTGTAGTCTACAAAGGTGTGATGTTCAATGAGAATATACTGAAGCTGGACGACCCTGTGGGTGCAATTGCAGTACACGGTTACGCAGGTAGCTGGGGACTGTTGGCAGTAGGAATATTCTCAATAGGAATGGGCAACGGCATCCTTTCCGATGCAGCATATGCAGCAGAAGGTGTCGGACTGATCTACGGAGGCTACGGACAATTCGTTATTCAGTTCGTAGGCATGGTCCTGAGCATCATATGGGGATTCGGGATCTCCTATATTGTGTTCAAAATGATCGATCTGATAGTCAGGATCCGTGTACCAGCAGGAGATGAGATCGCAGGTCTTGATCAAGTAGAACACGGCATCAGGGCATACCCCGAGTATGTACTAAACAGAGAGGAGGCCTGA
- a CDS encoding MATE family efflux transporter: protein MNARARMLGEESISKVLFKLSVPATIGMVVQALYNLVDTIFVGRALGPESVQGIAGITIAFPIQMIIMGVALTIGIGSASIISRSLGAKDYRRADIALGNAISTILILSTLVTVLGSIYIVPLLKLFGATETILPFAYDYTRIILYGTLVFAFSMTVNNIVRAEGNAKVAMLTMVISAGLNIILDPIFIFGLGMGIKGAAIATVISQAVSAIYLTHYFSSGMSSLNFHAGDLVPHPDVFMETISIGASSFARSASGSLMIIVINNALAIYGGDIPIAVFGVVNRLFMFTFMPMIGIVQGLQPIVGFNYGAKNFDRVVSSTALAIKVTTVISIAGFMLLFLFPSQLFSIFTTDQQLIDAGRSATRIMVLAVPFVGFQIVGASIYQTLGKARPAFFLSISRQVLFLIPLVLILPQFFQLYGVWIAFPISDGLSFLVTFVMLAKEYSAFKAINA, encoded by the coding sequence ATGAACGCCAGAGCCCGGATGCTTGGAGAAGAGAGCATCTCAAAGGTCCTATTCAAACTTTCAGTGCCTGCAACCATAGGAATGGTAGTACAGGCACTATACAATCTTGTGGACACTATATTTGTCGGAAGGGCACTGGGACCTGAAAGTGTTCAGGGGATTGCAGGAATTACGATAGCATTCCCGATCCAGATGATAATAATGGGAGTTGCCCTTACCATTGGTATCGGAAGTGCTTCCATAATATCGAGAAGTCTTGGTGCAAAGGACTACAGACGTGCCGATATTGCCCTGGGGAATGCGATCTCCACAATATTGATACTAAGCACACTTGTCACAGTACTTGGAAGCATTTACATCGTGCCACTGTTGAAACTCTTCGGCGCTACTGAGACGATCCTCCCCTTTGCATATGACTATACGAGAATAATCCTTTATGGAACCCTTGTTTTTGCATTCTCAATGACTGTCAACAACATCGTACGTGCTGAGGGAAACGCAAAGGTTGCCATGCTGACGATGGTCATTTCTGCAGGGTTGAACATCATACTTGACCCCATATTCATTTTCGGACTTGGCATGGGAATAAAAGGGGCTGCTATCGCCACCGTGATATCACAGGCTGTTAGTGCCATCTATCTGACGCATTATTTCAGCAGCGGAATGAGCAGCCTGAACTTCCATGCAGGCGACCTCGTCCCCCACCCGGATGTATTCATGGAGACCATATCCATCGGAGCATCCTCCTTTGCAAGGAGTGCATCAGGAAGCCTGATGATAATTGTAATAAACAATGCACTGGCGATCTATGGCGGAGATATACCGATCGCTGTCTTTGGTGTTGTCAACCGCCTGTTCATGTTCACATTCATGCCAATGATAGGAATCGTACAGGGACTGCAACCGATCGTCGGTTTCAATTACGGTGCAAAAAACTTTGATAGGGTCGTCAGCTCAACCGCCCTTGCCATCAAGGTTACCACCGTAATATCAATTGCGGGTTTCATGCTGCTGTTCCTATTCCCATCCCAGTTGTTCAGTATATTTACCACGGATCAGCAGTTGATCGATGCAGGCAGATCCGCCACACGCATCATGGTGCTCGCAGTGCCTTTTGTGGGGTTCCAGATAGTAGGAGCATCCATCTACCAGACACTGGGAAAAGCCAGACCCGCATTTTTCCTATCCATAAGCCGCCAGGTACTTTTCCTCATACCCCTGGTCCTGATACTGCCACAGTTCTTCCAGTTATACGGAGTATGGATAGCATTCCCGATATCCGATGGCCTCTCATTCCTCGTGACCTTTGTAATGCTTGCAAAGGAGTACAGCGCCTTCAAAGCAATCAATGCCTGA
- a CDS encoding P-II family nitrogen regulator, with product MQKIEAIIRPTKIHDVKAALENAKFESMTITDVTGRGKQRGMVHQWRGREYCVDLLPKIKVEIVVPEAKVDEVVDIIMENASTDEVGDGKIFIYPVERVIRIRTGETDGDAL from the coding sequence ATGCAGAAGATAGAAGCCATCATAAGGCCCACGAAAATACATGATGTTAAGGCTGCACTGGAGAATGCAAAATTCGAGAGTATGACCATAACAGATGTCACCGGACGTGGGAAACAGAGAGGAATGGTCCATCAGTGGAGAGGACGTGAGTATTGTGTAGACCTGCTGCCCAAGATCAAGGTAGAGATCGTGGTCCCGGAAGCAAAGGTGGATGAAGTTGTCGATATAATCATGGAGAACGCTTCAACCGACGAAGTTGGAGACGGGAAGATCTTCATATACCCGGTCGAAAGGGTCATCCGGATACGAACAGGTGAGACAGACGGGGACGCACTCTAA
- a CDS encoding aspartate-semialdehyde dehydrogenase: MSYKVGIMGATGAVGREIIEVLHDRKFPMESLRLFASERSAGKTIETPSGVITIENADHTDYSELDIAFFAISGGWSKANAKKATDAGCYVVDNSSAFRYDDEVPLVVPEINTDAIGESKLIANPNCTTAIAAIPLYNLHREYGLKKVIISTYQATSGAGAAGMSELTEETKNYLDGKEVKNEVFAHPIAFNTIPHIDSFQDNDYTREEMKVVWETRKIFSEPDMAISCTCVRIPTMRVHGESIVIETEKPISPEDAKKLLGETEGIELKDDIENNVYPMPLTATKKYDVEVGRIRQNLVFGDHGLEFFVCGDQILKGAALNAVQIAEKL; encoded by the coding sequence ATGAGTTACAAGGTAGGAATTATGGGCGCCACCGGTGCGGTGGGCAGGGAAATCATCGAAGTACTTCATGACAGGAAGTTCCCAATGGAAAGTCTGAGACTTTTTGCATCAGAGAGAAGCGCAGGCAAGACGATCGAGACGCCCTCTGGTGTGATAACCATTGAAAATGCGGATCATACAGATTATTCAGAGCTTGACATCGCATTCTTTGCTATCAGCGGTGGCTGGAGTAAGGCGAACGCCAAAAAGGCAACAGATGCAGGCTGCTATGTGGTCGACAACAGCAGTGCGTTCAGGTATGATGATGAAGTGCCACTGGTGGTTCCTGAGATCAATACCGATGCCATCGGTGAGTCAAAGCTCATCGCAAATCCTAACTGCACAACCGCAATTGCAGCAATTCCCCTGTACAACCTGCACAGGGAGTATGGTCTGAAAAAGGTCATTATCAGCACCTATCAGGCTACCAGTGGAGCTGGCGCTGCAGGAATGAGCGAACTGACAGAGGAGACAAAGAATTACTTGGATGGCAAGGAAGTAAAGAATGAGGTGTTTGCTCACCCAATTGCTTTTAACACCATTCCTCACATCGACAGTTTCCAGGACAACGATTACACCCGTGAGGAAATGAAGGTCGTCTGGGAGACCAGGAAGATCTTCAGTGAACCTGATATGGCAATCAGCTGTACCTGTGTAAGGATCCCCACAATGAGGGTCCACGGTGAAAGCATCGTGATAGAAACCGAAAAGCCGATCTCTCCGGAGGATGCAAAGAAGCTTCTGGGCGAGACCGAGGGCATTGAACTGAAGGATGACATTGAGAACAATGTCTACCCTATGCCGCTGACTGCCACCAAGAAGTACGACGTTGAGGTCGGCAGGATCAGGCAGAACCTCGTGTTCGGTGATCACGGTCTTGAGTTCTTCGTTTGCGGTGACCAGATTCTCAAGGGCGCTGCCCTGAACGCTGTCCAGATCGCTGAAAAGCTCTGA